In the genome of Aequorivita sp. H23M31, the window TAAAACCCTCGAACCAATCTGTAATCCTTTTATCCTTATTCTCTTCTATAGATTGTTTTAAATTATTTTCTATTACTTTATCTGTGCATTCAATTTGAGAAACAAATGATACGGTATCATAATTTATTATTATTTTCATTCTTTTGGAAATTTTGTTTTATTATTAAGACAAATCCTTTAATCTAGATATCTAAACGGTTCTATACTCCATATACCCCATACTCAAATACCCCTCAGATTTCAAATCCAACCCATGAACCCTCATAAAAGCCTTATGAATTTTCTCAACTTCATCAAATGGATTGGAGCACATTGTGCTCACTTGAACAGATAATCCTTTGTCCACAAATTCTCCCTTTACGGTCATTGGTATCTTTGTTTTGATTTCGAAAACTGCCATAAATGCTTTATTTTAATTTTATTACTTTTCTATTATTCACCTTATTTTATTTTTCATTCTCCAAAAACAACGTTCAGTTCTTTTATGCAATAATAAAAATTTCCTTTCCCATATATTGGGAAAATCGAATTACTTAAATCCCTATTGACATTTTTGTAATAAAAGGAGATTACAACAAAAATTTTAACAACTCGTTTTCTGAAAATCCTTATCAGGATTCCATAAAATTATGTTAAAACTAGACTATTTTTTATATACTCTCCAAAATTAATTTCATCATAAAATGACTCTGTCAGGTGTAATTTATTTTAATATTCTCAAAATTTTTACCTTAATTCTACTCTTTATAGCTGAGATTTAAAACATTAGCCATTACAAAATTTTCAAAGCTTTTCAAGATTATATTATTGAATTTTCTCAAATAATTTTAATAGCAAATCCTTGATTAAATAACATTCACTAATTAATCTCATTTCTATTCAATAAGAATAAGTTTTTAACTTTCCAAACATAAAATAAAACCAGCAACCATTTTTACGGGATTCCACATATAGTCAAAAAAGATTTTTATTCTAGAACACAACTGACATTTCCAAACATGTATATGCGTATAGATTGTGCTATTAGAATAATTTAAATCAAAAAAGGACACCTTTTAAAAAAGATGTCTCTAGCACAGAAGAAAGATTTTTACAGTTTTAAAAATTGAGGTAATCCTTCTTGCAATTGAAAATGATTCCTTTAAGTAAAATAGGATCGATAACTACCGAAAGTGTAAAAAAGATTGAAAATGAAGTAAAAACTGACGTGTGCATATTCCCAAAAGACGTCCAACGCATCACTGGAAGAAGTGAGCGATATGGTAGACTCCTACTCCACCAGATCAGAAAGCATTTTGACAAGCAGCCTCATCAGTTCGTCACAGCTGAAGAATTCGCAGAGTTCACAGGAGTCAATATTGAGACCGTAAATGAATACCTCAAGAATTAACAAATTATAGCAAATTCTATGAGAAATAGAATTCCAATAATTCGTATCTTTAACTCAGAATCGATTTGAACCAAGTACAATGGCCATCAAATTGAATGTACCCTAATCGGACCCCTATCCAAAAATCACATAATTAGAGGTTTGGTTATCAATGTGTTACAAGCAAGGTTGTAATCTTGTCATCCCGACAAAGTGGAAAATGATCCGGCAGGGCCGGGTCATTTTTTATTTGAGAAAACGTCAAAAGCAGAACTTTTGTAGGATTTCGCGAATAAAAAATGAGAACGCGATGAGCGTTCATTTTCCATTTGCAAGGAGGATTTATTAAGATCCTGTAAATCTTATAACGTTAAATGCATTGCTTTTGTAAGTAAATGGATATAAAAAATGAGAACGCGATGAGCTTTCATTTTCCATTTGCAAGGAGGATTTATTAAGATTCTGTAAATTTTGTAAACCTAATCAAGGCAAACACCATTTCACACCTAAGCCCTAAATCATACTGATATACAGGGTTTTCTTTCTGATGCATAGCAAAAAACCATTATATTTGGTCTAAAAATATCCTCTGGTCCTGGTTCCTCGCCAACGAAAAAAAACTACGAACCATTCACACCCTTCCGAAAAGTGAAGGCAACCAATTATTATACTGGTTTCACCAGCATCTCCGTTACTACAGTCCTAAAATAGGATTTCAGTTAATTATCGCTATCAGTTCCAAAAAACCATCAACGCTTTCCTTTTCAACTTGTGGTGATTACGAAGTGCGGCAACTCATTTTAAGCCTAATAGAATCGGCCCTGAAATTCCCCAACTGGATTATCTCAACCATTATAGAAACGCTATCTGAAGATGATTCAGAATATCTCGAAAATGAATTCAACATAAATAAAGCAAGCTTTATCACCTCCAACATAAAGTCTTGGATTGAACACATTGACCCAGTAACAAATAAGTTTATGCTAGGAATAGTTCTCAATTTTCCAACAGCTAAAACTGGGCGTGAAATAGTACATCAAACAGTAGTCAGAATATTAAAAGAAACCCTAGGAGATTACATCTACAACCACCAAATAGAAAACATCATCATCCACAACCAACTCCCAAACGATAAAGAAGTACTCGAACTCAAAGAACTCAAACTGTTTTTAGAGTATAAATAGCAGAAAACCTTCAACACAGATAACTCATAACTCTGAACTCATAGCTAAAACAATACTAACTGCAGTTATTAACTATTCATAATACTTAAGGTTAAATCAACTTCAGTTAAATGCTCTAAAACTATTGCCTCACTTAAAAAGTCACCTTTTTTCTTTAAAGATTTTTCAATATAATTATCAAAATCTATTTTTTTAAAAAGGTTATGGGAAACCCAAAAACATGTCCTAAAAACTCTATTTCAACGAATTTATCACTGGAAAACAAGAGATTCGTAGAAACTTTAAAGTTTGATTATTTCAAAATTGTCATCTATACTATTACCATAAGAGAAGATTCCTATAGGGTAATGAATACTCTAGGGCTTGAAATGCAAAGAAGTTCACCATCAATTTGCGCTTGAAAATCAGTTCCAGTTTTTCGGAATATATCAATCCGCTTAGTCTGATAGCAATGAAATTCGAGAAGAAATTCCGGTTTCTTTAAAAGCATAAGAAGTCCGAAAACCAACATTTTCCATGCTAATTGGGGCACGATTACCACATTCAAAAGGCCATCTTGTAGTGATGCTTTGGGAGTTAGGCTCATTCCGTATCCCATCACATTGGAGTTCGACACGAAAATAAGAAACGGATTTACCATCTGAGTGGTGCCGTTGATTTCAATTACAATTTCGTCCTGTCTGTGGTATTCCTTAAAGGATTGTAGAGAAGCTTTAACATAGGTTAAAAGCGAGCGACGCTGGGATGCTTCGTAATTCTTGATCACACTGGCATCAAAGCCAAAACCGGTGTTGCTGAAAAAATAGGAATCATTGACACGACCCACATCAATAGGAACAGATTTATTTTTAAGGATTACCCCTATCGCTTTTTCCAGCTTTTTTGGGATTTTCAGATTGGAGGCCAATCCATTGCCGGAGCCCATCGGAATAATACCCAAAAGAATACCCGTATTCACCAAGGCAGAAGCAACCTCATTGATGGTGCCATCCCCACCACAGGCCACGATAACCTCGGCTTTTTCCCTTATGGATTCCTCTGTAAGCGAGATGGCGTACCTTTTATATTCCGAAATTTTAACAGTGATTGAATATTTATCCTTAGAAAAATAATTCCCCAAAAAGGCTTCAGAAAGTTTGTTCTTTCCCGATCCGGAAATAGGATTTATGATGAAATGGATATGGATCAATCTATTTGTTTTTCAGTTTTAAACCTCCACTTTCATATAGGTCATCCGCTACTTCATAATAGGAAACCGTGTGCTTCATAAACTCTTCGTTTAAAGGTTGGGGAGATAGAGCGTTGTCCACCGGATTCCAAGAATAGAAATTGGCGTCTCCAAGTTCGTCCAGGATCATCACCTTATTGTCTTTTAAAAGTCCTAATTTTCTGTAGTTTCCTATAAACGCCCGTTCCTCGGTAGGATCCATTTTCAAAATGTCCTGACCAAATAGATTGGAATCATAATCCCAATTGAATTGTGCAAAAAGTGTTGGAAACAGATCGAATTGTGAAGCAAGCTGGCTCGCTTTTAAAGGGGATTTATTTGGTAAGTTTATAATAAAAGCCGGAATGTGGTAATTTTTGACATCCAACTCCCATCGGCCAGCGCTACTGGCACAGTGGTCACTCATAATCACAAAAACAGTGTTTTTATACCAAGGTTTATCTTTCGCCTGTTTTAGAAATTCTTTAATGGCATAATCGGTGTATTTTACCGCTCCTTCCCTACTGGTACCTGAGGGAATGTCGATTTTACCTTCGGGATAGGTATAGGGCTTGTGGTTTGAGGTGGTCATTACGAAGTCAAAAAAGGGTTTGTCACTGGTGTGTGCTTTATCGGCCTCTTTTAAAACCTTATTGTAGATATCCATATCGCAAACGCCCCAGGCATTTTCAAAAGTTACCTCCTTATCATCGATATTGGTCCTATTGGTAGTAATACTGGCATCGAGGAGGAAACCCCGGCCCCTATCAATAATATTGAAACCGTTGCCCCCAAAATAGGTGTTCATATTATCGAAATACCCATCACCACCATAAAAGAAATTCCGAACATATCCTTTTTCCTTAAATACTTCGCCTATAGTAAAAAGACCCTGATTGTTTTTGCGTTTAACGATACTTCTTCCCGGAGTTGGCGGAATGGAAAGGGTAATTGCCTCCATTCCCCTAACGGTTCGCGTTCCCGTAGCATACAGATTTTGGAAAAAAAGACTGTGGTTTGCCAAGGAATCTAAAGTGGGGGTTATGTGTTCCTCATTTCCAAAAGTCTTTAAAAAATCTGCACTCAGGCTTTCCACACAAATAAAAATGACATTTGGGGTAAGATCTTTTTGGGTACTATGGCTGTTTACAACTTTTCTATAAATGGAATTCGCTTCGGGATCGATCAAACTATCACCAGCACGGGTATAAACCGACTTTAAATAAGCAAAGGCCTCCTTCTCTGAAATGGTTTTATAAAAATCCTTATAGGGCAATTCGTTGTTTCTGAAAGCTGCAAAAAAGGAATAAATACCTGCTTTTGCCAATTCATTATTGTATCTGTTTTTTGAAAAGTCGGCTATACTGTTTGTAATAAAAAAGCCGGCTATCAACGCAATTATAAACCAGGGCAAGGCTGCATAAAGTTTTGGAAGAAAGGAAGTTTGGCTTGTAAAAGTGCTTTTGAAATATCCCAATTTTGAGACTATATAGACACTTCCTAAAACCATTATTAGCATTCCTGAAATTAAGAGTGGCAAGGGATAGCTTTCGTCAATGTTCTTTACAACTTCATAGGTATAGATTAAATAATCAACTGCTATAAAGTTGAACCGTCTGTGGAATTCATCCCAAAAGGTAAATTCCCCGAAAAAGGAAAATAGAACTATAAGTGTAACCAAGGAAAAACCAAAATAGGTCACTATCCGGTCCAATATGGAGCCATAGAACTTTTTGGGAAGCAGAAGAAGATAGATGAGATAAGGGATAGTAAAAAATGAAAGGGTAGTAATGTCGAATAAAAAACCGATCACGAACGTGCTCAGCAACGCAGAAAAACCCTTATCAACTTCGGAAAAACTCCATACCAAAAAGCTGAGCCTAACAATAAAAGAAAGAATAAGAAAAAGGGATGCAAACGCATTTAGAGCAGCAAAGCGTTTGGGGAAAATGGTGTATTTCATTGAAGTATTGAGAATTTAGTTAACACCAAAACTAAGGGAAGAATCTAAAGTAAATTTAAAGTTAGAACAATGGATAAATGGAGGGTGAAGGACTTACTATCACCTGACTACTGTGCGGGGACAGGGCGGGGCAACCGATTTAAAGAAGTTCTGAGTGTTGAACCCCATTCGGGGTTCTGGGCGATGGGTGGATTATAACCCCCGCACGGCACTTCGTTTGTGCGGGGTTATCGATATTGGACCCCTTCGGGGCCATTCGAGAAAAATGGAAATTCCGTACCCAATAAACTCGAAGAGGTGAAATCTTGAATTTTAAAATTGGGAAATCGGAAAAAATGGACGACTAAAAGCTTACTCTCCTGACTACTGTGCGGGGACAGGGCGGGGCAAACGATTTAAAGAAGTTCTGGGCGTTGAACCCACTTCGGGGTTCTGGGAATGTGTGGGTTATAACCCCCGCACCGCTCTTCGTTTGTGCAGGGTTATCGATATTGGGCCCCTTCGCGGTCATTCGCAAAAAATGGAAATTCCGTACCCAATAAACTCGAAGAGGTGAAAATTTTAAAGTTGGCATAGCGGAAAAAATGGACGACTAAAAGCTTACTGCTGACTACTGTGCGGGGACAGGGCGGGGCAACCGATTTAAAGAAGTTCTGGGTGTTGAACCCACTTCAGGGTTCTGGGTGATGGGTGGGTTATAACCCCCGCACGGCACTTCGTTTGTGCGGGGTTATCGATATTGGACCCCTTAGGGGTCATTCCCGAAAAATGGAAATTCTATACCCAATAAACTCGAATATTTGAAATGTTGAATTTTAAAGTTGGCATAGCGGAAAAAATGGACGACTAAAAGCTTACTCTCCTGACTGCTGTGCGGGGACAGGGCGGGGCAACCGATTTAAAGAAGTTCCGGGTGTTGAAACCACTTCGGGGTTCTGGGTATGTGTGGGTTATAACCCCCGCACGGCACTTCGTTTGTGCGGGGTTTTCGATATTGGACCCCTTCGGGCCATTCCCGAAAAATGGAAATTCCGTACCCAATAAACTCGAAGAGGTATTATTCCTCGTCAATGTCCGTTCCCCATTCCATTCATCCAAAAAATTCCTTGACCTATTTGCCTTATATCTATGAGCATCCAGAAGAATAATCAATTATCAGAGATTTGCCTATTCAGGAAGGTAGGCGTCCGCTAAAGGAATCAAAAATTAAAGCGATTCCCCTTCCAGCTTTCCTTATTCTTCAATTGGCTCACTATGTTTTTTATGCGCAACAAAAATAAGAATGCCCAATAAAGTTATTGCGATAAGGGAAGCGTACAATGTTGAGAGATGTAGCCCGCCACTAGAGGAAGGCTTGGTTAAAAAATCCCCGAATGTAGCGCCAAAGGGTCTTGTAAAAATAAAGGCTATCCAAAAAAGGACAATCTCATTGATTTTGGTGGCATAATGCAGAAGCACGACCAGAACAATAATTCCAGCGGTTACTCCAGCACCCGTTAGATAGCTCAATCCCAATACATCGCTCAAATAATCACCGAAAGCAGTTCCCAAGCTATTGGAAAAAAGAATGGCTGTCCAATAGTAAATCTCCTTATTGCGATCGAAAATTGGATATATATCGAGATTTCCAAATCTTTTATACCCAGCGGATAGGGATGATATTAAACAGAGAAAAAGTATAAAGCTTCCCCAAGTGTAGCCCAATTTAAGGCTTCTATCCATAAAATCGGAAATCTCGGTCCCAAAGGTTGTGGTGGCCACTATCA includes:
- a CDS encoding DUF6140 family protein, with the protein product MAVFEIKTKIPMTVKGEFVDKGLSVQVSTMCSNPFDEVEKIHKAFMRVHGLDLKSEGYLSMGYMEYRTV
- a CDS encoding diacylglycerol/lipid kinase family protein gives rise to the protein MIHIHFIINPISGSGKNKLSEAFLGNYFSKDKYSITVKISEYKRYAISLTEESIREKAEVIVACGGDGTINEVASALVNTGILLGIIPMGSGNGLASNLKIPKKLEKAIGVILKNKSVPIDVGRVNDSYFFSNTGFGFDASVIKNYEASQRRSLLTYVKASLQSFKEYHRQDEIVIEINGTTQMVNPFLIFVSNSNVMGYGMSLTPKASLQDGLLNVVIVPQLAWKMLVFGLLMLLKKPEFLLEFHCYQTKRIDIFRKTGTDFQAQIDGELLCISSPRVFITL
- a CDS encoding LTA synthase family protein, encoding MKYTIFPKRFAALNAFASLFLILSFIVRLSFLVWSFSEVDKGFSALLSTFVIGFLFDITTLSFFTIPYLIYLLLLPKKFYGSILDRIVTYFGFSLVTLIVLFSFFGEFTFWDEFHRRFNFIAVDYLIYTYEVVKNIDESYPLPLLISGMLIMVLGSVYIVSKLGYFKSTFTSQTSFLPKLYAALPWFIIALIAGFFITNSIADFSKNRYNNELAKAGIYSFFAAFRNNELPYKDFYKTISEKEAFAYLKSVYTRAGDSLIDPEANSIYRKVVNSHSTQKDLTPNVIFICVESLSADFLKTFGNEEHITPTLDSLANHSLFFQNLYATGTRTVRGMEAITLSIPPTPGRSIVKRKNNQGLFTIGEVFKEKGYVRNFFYGGDGYFDNMNTYFGGNGFNIIDRGRGFLLDASITTNRTNIDDKEVTFENAWGVCDMDIYNKVLKEADKAHTSDKPFFDFVMTTSNHKPYTYPEGKIDIPSGTSREGAVKYTDYAIKEFLKQAKDKPWYKNTVFVIMSDHCASSAGRWELDVKNYHIPAFIINLPNKSPLKASQLASQFDLFPTLFAQFNWDYDSNLFGQDILKMDPTEERAFIGNYRKLGLLKDNKVMILDELGDANFYSWNPVDNALSPQPLNEEFMKHTVSYYEVADDLYESGGLKLKNK
- a CDS encoding COG4705 family protein, whose protein sequence is MAKANKMAKITLIFWFMKIIATTLGETLGDFISITSKLGYLTGLIITLAFFLTVLAIQLTRKKYIPLYYWLVIVATTTFGTEISDFMDRSLKLGYTWGSFILFLCLISSLSAGYKRFGNLDIYPIFDRNKEIYYWTAILFSNSLGTAFGDYLSDVLGLSYLTGAGVTAGIIVLVVLLHYATKINEIVLFWIAFIFTRPFGATFGDFLTKPSSSGGLHLSTLYASLIAITLLGILIFVAHKKHSEPIEE